The Nitrogeniibacter aestuarii genome has a window encoding:
- a CDS encoding DUF2721 domain-containing protein has protein sequence MDLTTPALLFPAISLLLLAYTNRFLTLAQIVRQLAADRTSPQLVARQIPGLKRRIGLIKYMQTFGVVSFLLCALSMLAIYAAYGPLGNALFGLSIIALAVSLLLSLWEVVISTQALSVVVEDIERRRPEA, from the coding sequence ATGGACCTCACCACACCCGCCCTGCTCTTTCCGGCCATTTCGCTGCTGCTTCTGGCCTACACCAACCGTTTTCTGACCTTGGCCCAGATCGTCCGCCAACTGGCGGCCGACCGCACGAGCCCGCAACTGGTGGCGCGGCAGATTCCCGGCCTCAAGCGCCGCATCGGGCTGATCAAGTACATGCAGACATTTGGGGTGGTGAGCTTCCTGCTGTGCGCCCTGTCCATGCTCGCCATCTATGCCGCATATGGTCCGCTGGGCAACGCGCTGTTCGGCCTGTCGATCATCGCACTGGCGGTCTCGTTACTGCTGTCGCTGTGGGAAGTGGTGATCTCGACCCAAGCCCTGTCGGTCGTGGTCGAGGATATCGAACGCCGACGCCCGGAGGCCTGA
- a CDS encoding MFS transporter, with translation MSAPKDGLFAQRGFTLFWLGRIGSASANQMLAVAIGWQVWSMTGSAYALGFVGLLQFLPRLILMPVAGNLADRLDRKRLIMASQLIQAVGLGILAITSATGTITLPIIYVLMLVTGTGRTFETPTTQAFVPLLVPNRLLPRAVAMNASAHQVSTIVAPAVAGFIYVAGPEVVYSVATALITLASLLLVPVRPVRAQTFGQRGRNPVDTFMEGLRFIRHHRPVLGALSLDMMAVLLGGATALLPIIASEVLHTGAWGLGLLRSAPAVGALVMSVWLAGHPMEGRVGPRLFGSVAIFGVATIVFGLSTHLWLSIGALAILGAADMVSMVFRGAYIQLATPDDMRGRVGAVNSLFIGASNQLGEFESGVTAAWFGAVPAIVLGGVGTLVVVVLWMRWFPELARLDRLPDGEVRMG, from the coding sequence GTGAGCGCACCGAAGGACGGCCTGTTCGCCCAGCGCGGCTTCACCCTGTTCTGGCTTGGCCGCATCGGCAGCGCGAGTGCCAACCAGATGCTTGCCGTCGCCATCGGCTGGCAGGTGTGGTCCATGACAGGCAGTGCCTACGCCCTGGGTTTTGTCGGTCTGCTGCAGTTTCTGCCGCGACTGATCCTCATGCCCGTGGCCGGTAACCTGGCGGACCGTCTCGATCGAAAGCGCTTGATCATGGCCTCGCAACTGATCCAGGCGGTCGGCCTCGGCATTCTCGCCATCACCTCGGCGACCGGGACCATCACGCTGCCGATCATATACGTGCTGATGCTCGTCACCGGCACCGGACGAACCTTCGAAACGCCCACGACTCAGGCCTTCGTCCCCCTGCTGGTCCCCAATCGCTTGCTGCCGCGCGCCGTCGCGATGAATGCTTCTGCCCATCAGGTCTCCACCATCGTGGCACCCGCCGTCGCCGGGTTCATCTACGTCGCGGGCCCGGAGGTTGTCTACTCGGTGGCCACCGCACTGATCACGCTGGCCTCCCTGCTGTTGGTACCGGTGCGGCCGGTCCGCGCCCAGACCTTCGGTCAGCGCGGACGCAACCCCGTGGACACTTTCATGGAAGGGTTGCGCTTCATTCGCCATCATCGTCCGGTGCTCGGCGCGCTGTCACTGGACATGATGGCCGTCCTGCTCGGCGGCGCCACCGCCCTGTTGCCGATCATCGCCAGCGAAGTGCTGCACACCGGCGCCTGGGGCCTGGGCCTGCTACGTTCTGCGCCGGCCGTCGGCGCGCTGGTGATGTCGGTATGGCTGGCAGGACATCCGATGGAAGGCCGGGTTGGCCCACGCCTGTTCGGCTCAGTGGCGATCTTCGGCGTGGCGACCATCGTATTCGGCCTGTCGACGCATCTCTGGCTGTCCATCGGCGCACTCGCGATCCTGGGCGCCGCGGACATGGTCAGCATGGTGTTCAGGGGCGCTTACATTCAGCTCGCGACGCCGGACGACATGCGCGGGCGGGTCGGCGCAGTCAATTCGCTGTTCATTGGCGCGTCGAACCAACTGGGGGAATTCGAGTCGGGCGTCACCGCGGCCTGGTTCGGTGCCGTCCCCGCCATCGTTCTCGGCGGGGTGGGGACGCTGGTGGTGGTGGTGTTGTGGATGCGCTGGTTCCCTGAACTGGCCAGACTCGATCGCTTGCCGGATGGCGAAGTACGCATGGGATAA
- a CDS encoding toll/interleukin-1 receptor domain-containing protein: MTSIFISYRRDDSSGFAGRLEDDLSECFGDASVFRDREIPAGADFAEHLSERLGAADVALVVIGRHWLDARDQGGARRLDQPDDWVRREIEHVLARDCLVVPVLVDGATMPWPEQLPDSLDPLAGRQAVSLSDIRWRQDVEALADQLAYQVPALARARIARVPTTGRALGDMIEQTLGGGRTSRPRGHLGLALGRWAAGRLSKVFNTVIALVVIYLLIRSLGGASANHMLDKVINTSIEHAKTIF; the protein is encoded by the coding sequence ATGACCAGCATCTTCATCAGTTATCGACGGGACGACAGTAGCGGTTTCGCCGGACGGCTAGAGGACGATCTGTCCGAATGCTTTGGCGATGCAAGTGTCTTTCGTGATCGCGAAATACCGGCCGGTGCCGACTTCGCCGAGCATCTGAGCGAACGTCTCGGTGCTGCGGACGTGGCACTGGTGGTCATCGGCCGCCACTGGCTCGATGCACGTGATCAAGGCGGCGCCCGTCGCCTCGACCAGCCGGACGACTGGGTTCGCCGGGAAATCGAGCACGTGCTTGCGCGCGATTGCTTGGTGGTGCCGGTGCTGGTCGACGGAGCCACCATGCCCTGGCCCGAGCAGTTGCCGGACTCGCTCGACCCGCTGGCCGGCCGTCAGGCCGTTTCCCTTTCCGATATTCGCTGGCGTCAGGATGTCGAGGCGCTGGCTGATCAGTTGGCCTATCAGGTGCCCGCACTGGCCCGCGCACGCATCGCCAGAGTGCCGACGACAGGCAGGGCTCTCGGGGACATGATCGAGCAGACGCTGGGCGGCGGCAGAACCTCGCGGCCGCGGGGGCATCTGGGGCTGGCGCTCGGCCGCTGGGCCGCCGGGCGCTTGAGCAAGGTCTTCAACACCGTGATCGCGCTGGTGGTGATATACCTGCTGATCCGTTCGCTGGGCGGTGCCAGTGCCAATCACATGCTCGACAAGGTGATCAACACCTCCATCGAACATGCCAAAACGATTTTCTGA